One window of the Streptomyces sp. ITFR-21 genome contains the following:
- a CDS encoding PLP-dependent aminotransferase family protein, with amino-acid sequence MTGTASGLDLWLELPARGSRARAVEEALRTAIREGRLPAGTRLPPTRSLAAELGLSRGTVNQAYAQLAGEGWLTTAPGRAGTRVAEQPRPEAAAPAPAAVVRPEPRHDLAPGRPDVASFPRAEWLRATRQALRDAPAEAFGYGDPRGRPELRTALAGYLGRARGVRVDPAHIVVCSGYTQALGLLTAVLADLGAGCVGMEDPALGDHVAVARRRLTVVDVPVDGEGMRVSALARSAADAVACTPAHQFPVGVSLSPARRAALLSWARERDGWIVEDDYDGEFRYDRRPVGALQAHNPARVVYVGTTSKSLGPGVRIGWIACPPRLLEPLVEAKSLADRVTSPLDQLALAGLIASGGYDRHLRTMRQRYRRRRDELTAATAVRLPGARVTGIAAGLHAILELPPGTPPEEEVMAALTAASVRVHPLSAYRRAQVPAAAPRLVVGYATPAAHAYSSALDALFTVLGEPAAARGRSGGGPATGGSAAPVPRTRRAPADAVRPAAARSVAARVEP; translated from the coding sequence GGAGGCGCTGCGCACGGCGATCCGCGAGGGGCGGCTGCCCGCCGGCACCCGGCTGCCCCCCACCCGGAGCCTGGCCGCCGAACTCGGCCTGTCCCGCGGCACGGTGAACCAGGCGTACGCCCAACTGGCCGGCGAGGGCTGGCTGACGACCGCCCCGGGGCGGGCCGGGACCCGGGTGGCGGAGCAGCCCCGCCCGGAGGCGGCCGCGCCCGCGCCCGCTGCGGTGGTACGGCCGGAGCCCCGGCACGACCTGGCGCCCGGCCGCCCGGACGTCGCCTCGTTCCCGCGGGCCGAGTGGCTCAGGGCCACCCGCCAGGCGCTGCGGGACGCCCCCGCCGAGGCGTTCGGGTACGGCGACCCCCGAGGCCGGCCCGAACTGCGGACGGCGCTGGCCGGATACCTGGGCCGGGCCCGCGGGGTGCGCGTCGACCCGGCCCACATCGTGGTGTGCTCCGGCTACACCCAGGCCCTCGGACTGCTCACCGCGGTCCTGGCCGACCTCGGGGCCGGGTGCGTCGGCATGGAGGACCCGGCGCTGGGCGACCACGTCGCGGTCGCCCGGCGGCGGCTCACGGTGGTCGACGTGCCGGTGGACGGCGAGGGGATGCGCGTGTCGGCGCTGGCGCGGTCCGCCGCCGACGCGGTGGCCTGCACCCCGGCGCACCAGTTCCCGGTCGGGGTGAGCCTGTCGCCCGCGCGCCGGGCGGCGCTGCTGTCCTGGGCCCGGGAGCGTGACGGCTGGATCGTCGAGGACGACTACGACGGCGAGTTCCGCTACGACAGGCGGCCCGTCGGCGCCCTCCAGGCGCACAACCCCGCGCGGGTGGTCTACGTCGGGACGACCAGCAAGTCGCTGGGGCCCGGGGTGCGGATCGGCTGGATCGCCTGCCCGCCGCGGCTGCTGGAACCGCTGGTCGAGGCCAAGAGCCTGGCCGACCGGGTGACCAGCCCGCTGGACCAGCTCGCGCTGGCGGGCCTGATCGCCTCGGGCGGCTACGACCGGCATCTGCGCACCATGCGGCAGCGCTACCGGCGGCGGCGGGACGAGCTGACCGCCGCGACCGCCGTCCGGCTGCCCGGCGCCCGCGTCACGGGCATCGCGGCGGGTCTGCACGCCATCCTCGAACTCCCGCCGGGCACGCCGCCGGAGGAAGAGGTCATGGCGGCCCTGACGGCCGCGTCGGTACGGGTGCACCCGCTCAGCGCCTACCGCAGGGCGCAGGTCCCGGCCGCGGCCCCCCGCCTGGTCGTCGGCTACGCGACCCCCGCGGCCCACGCCTACTCCTCGGCCCTGGACGCGCTGTTCACCGTCCTGGGGGAGCCGGCGGCGGCGCGCGGGCGCTCCGGAGGCGGCCCGGCGACGGGCGGGTCCGCGGCGCCGGTGCCGCGGACCCGGCGGGCGCCGGCCGACGCGGTGCGGCCGGCCGCGGCCCGGTCAGTCGCTGCGCGGGTCGAGCCGTAG
- a CDS encoding helix-turn-helix transcriptional regulator, producing MSTSAQPRQHPGTTGGVQALLYHASQVSEIARFLNGQQGDPRLQNTAAGAGVTVDQLIQQIRRRPVRSRISLDTALSEVPSDPLDVLYSLLLETPGRAQLLVSRSLLDDDAGQRQVSAHAGEGTAVYVAGEAIPRMALIDGAVAVLGDFSARPTVVRDRSVVRTLEALFDTVWEGAVDSGVFARADTSLRWDIEQGGPLAQVLPLLGSGWTDTAAARELGWSVRTYRRHVADLMRRVEARSRFQAGMRTALLRLDPRSD from the coding sequence ATGAGCACGAGCGCGCAGCCCCGCCAGCACCCGGGTACGACCGGCGGCGTCCAGGCTCTGCTGTACCACGCCAGTCAGGTGAGCGAGATAGCCCGGTTCCTCAACGGCCAGCAAGGCGATCCGCGGCTCCAGAACACCGCGGCGGGCGCTGGCGTCACCGTCGACCAGCTCATCCAGCAGATACGCAGGCGGCCGGTCAGATCGCGGATCAGCCTGGACACGGCGCTCTCCGAAGTGCCGTCCGATCCGCTGGACGTCCTCTACAGCTTATTGCTGGAGACCCCCGGCCGGGCGCAACTTCTGGTCTCGCGCTCACTGCTCGACGACGACGCGGGCCAGCGGCAGGTCTCGGCGCACGCCGGCGAGGGCACGGCGGTGTACGTCGCGGGCGAGGCGATACCGCGGATGGCGCTGATCGACGGCGCGGTCGCCGTACTGGGCGACTTCTCGGCCCGCCCGACGGTGGTGCGGGACAGGTCGGTGGTCCGGACCCTGGAGGCGCTGTTCGACACGGTGTGGGAGGGCGCCGTCGACTCCGGCGTCTTCGCCCGCGCCGACACCTCACTGCGCTGGGACATCGAGCAGGGCGGCCCGCTGGCCCAGGTCCTGCCGCTGCTGGGGTCGGGCTGGACGGACACGGCCGCCGCCCGTGAGCTGGGCTGGTCGGTGCGCACCTACCGGCGGCACGTCGCCGACCTGATGAGGAGGGTCGAGGCCAGATCCCGCTTCCAGGCCGGGATGCGCACGGCCCTGCTACGGCTCGACCCGCGCAGCGACTGA